In Pseudophryne corroboree isolate aPseCor3 chromosome 3, aPseCor3.hap2, whole genome shotgun sequence, a genomic segment contains:
- the LOC135054893 gene encoding oocyte zinc finger protein XlCOF6.1-like: protein MSKKRGSGRKPSLADIIEGITETADMQNTQEAMSVIPDNKGTSEVSTGSGHKDPKQACPTQPTYSSESEESSQADSGLDDNKSENKRKGEYPCPECGKHFRCSSHLLIHQRVHTGERSYECKECGKRFVQKQHLQSHHRTHTGEKPHQCTECGKRFAFKSDLSIHKRTHTGEKPYKCSECGKGFTTSSHRRRHEASHTGANPFPCSECDKAFPTKYQLRIHQIVHTGEKNFECPECGKCFSTNGHLSSHKQTHTGEKPCKCSECGKAFACRANLRLHQKSHTGEKPFACNECAQCFPSKAHLTRHIKVHTGQKSNKCPKCGDYFQNLSDLAQHKRSHDKTYACTECDKHFKQKFLLKQHQKIHTGEKPFVCAECGKRFTRKDGLISHEQRLHIGGVKMFECRECGKHFFKKSELEKHKRVHTGEKPFYLY from the coding sequence ATGTCCAAGAAACGCGGCAGTGGCAGAAAACCCAGCCTGGCTGACATTATTGAGGGCATCACCGAAACAGCGGACATGCAGAACACACAGGAGGCTATGTCTGTGATTCCTGACAATAAAGGGACTTCAGAGGTCTCCACTGGGTCAGGTCATAAGGATCCAAAGCAAGCCTGCCCTACACAGCCTACATACAGCTCAGAGTCTGAGGAGAGCTCGCAGGCTGACTCCGGCCTGGATGACAATAAGTCTGAGAACAAAAGAAAGGGTGAGTACCCCTGTCCGGAATGTGGAAAACACTTTCGTTGTTCATCCCACCTACTCATACACCAGAGAGTGCACACAGGAGAGAGATCATATGAATGCAAGGAGTGTGGGAAACGTTTTGTGCAGAAGCAGCATCTCCAGTCCCATCACCGTACGCACACCGGAGAGAAGCCGCATCAGTGCACAGAATGCGGGAAAAGGTTTGCTTTTAAATCCGATCTTTCCATCCACAAGAGAACGCACACGGGAGAGAAGCCGTAtaaatgttctgaatgtgggaaaggaTTTACCACCAGCTCACATCGTCGTAGACACGAAGCTTCCCACACAGGAGCAAACccctttccatgttctgagtgtgataaagctttcccTACGAAGTACCAGCTACGCATCCACCAGATTGTCCACACGGGAGAGAAGAACTTTGAGTGTCCTGAATGTGGAAAATGCTTCTCTACTAATGGGCATCTCAGCAGCCATAAGCAGACACACACGGGGGAAAAGCCATGTaagtgctctgagtgcgggaaagcaTTTGCTTGCAGAGCCAATCTTCGCCTCCATCAGAAATCccacacaggagaaaaaccatttGCATGTAACGAATGTGCACAGTGTTTTCCCAGCAAAGCTCATCTTACCAGACACATAAAAGTCCACACAGGGCAGAAATCCAATAAATGCCCCAAGTGTGGTGACTATTTCCAGAATTTGTCTGACCTCGCCCAGCACAAGAGAAGCCATGATAAGACCTATGCGTGTACTGAGTGTGACAAACATTTTAAACAGAAATTTCTTCTGAAGCAGCATCAGAAAATACACACGGGAGAAAAGCCATTTGTGTGTGCAGAGTGTGGGAAACGCTTTACACGGAAAGACGGACTGATTTCACATGAGCAGAGACTTCACATTGGCGGAGTAAAGATGTTTGAATGCCGGGAATGTgggaaacatttttttaaaaagtctGAGCTTGAGAAACACAAGAGAgtccacacaggagagaaacctttTTACTTGTACTGA